The following nucleotide sequence is from Oligoflexus sp..
CGGAAGCAGTACCAAGACGCGATATCTTCTGGAAGCCCCAGTCGCCATCAGCGCTTATATGCCGATTGATATCGCCAAGGAAGAACTGTTAAACTCGACCCGGGCTCTGGCCGAAAGGTTCCCCTCTGTTCCCATGCTGCCGATCTGCGCGGACTATACTCAGCTCACAGATTTGCCGCCGCTGGATCAGCGTGAAACCTCCCAGCGCCTGGTTTTTTTTCCGGGATCCACCCTGGGAAACCTGGATGAAGCGGAAGCCATCGGCCTCCTCCGAAACATTCACCAGCTGGTCGCGGGGCATGGATTTCTGCTCATTGGGGTTGATCTGATCAAGGATCCCCATGTTCTGAACGCAGCCTATAACGACCAGCAGGGGGTCACGGCTGCTTTCAATTTGAACCTGCTCCAGCGGATCAACCGCGAGCTGGGGGCTGACTTTGATTTGGATTCTTTTCGGCATAAGGCTTTCTTTCATGAAACGGCAGGGCGGGTGGAAATGCATCTGGAGTCCCTTCGTGATCAAATCGTTCGCTTGGGAACCATGTCCATCACCTTCAAAAAAGGCGAGACCATTCATACGGAGTCTTCCTACAAGTACAACGAGGATGAATTCGCTCGATTCTGTCAACGCGCCGGCTTCGTCACCTTGCAACGTTGGACCGATCCTCAGCATTTTTTTGCGGTGGTTCTGCTTCAGGCTCAAACATTGCTGCATTGAGATTGAACCAGGAGCAGACTTTTGACTCTGGATCCACAGAAGAATATTGATGAGCAGGACCTGAAGAACGCTTTGCGTTACCTTACGATCGAAGGTTCGCTGACCACCGTGATGGGCTCGCTCACCGGCGGGGCCTTTCTCGTGGCTTTTGCCCTCCTGCTCGGCGCCAGCAACACCGTCATCGGTCTGCTCGCTGCCGCCGCTCCTCTGTCCCAGGTGCTGCAGATACCCACGATTTACCTGATTGAAAAAGTAAGGGTCCGCAAACGCATCGTCGTCTTCGCCTCCACCTTCGCCCGCCTTTTCCTGCTCGGCAGCGCTTTCGCCCCCTGGTTTCCCATTCCGGAACTACGGCTTCCGCTCTTTGTGCTGGCGCTCTTTATTTATTATGCGCTGGCATCGATATCCGGTTGCGCATGGAATGCCTGGATGCGGGATCTGATTCCAGACGCCATCATGGGCAGATTTTTTGGCAAACGCCTGGCCATTTCCACAGCCTTCGCGGCCCTGCTTTCGCTCGGGGGAGGGGTCCTGCTCGACCACAACTTCGCGGAGCCATCCGGCGGCGTCATCTATGCTTTGCTTTTTTTCATAGGGTCGCTGGCGGGATTGATCGGGATATTCTATTTGAAAATGACCCCCGAGCCGCCCATGCATGCTCACGCCATTGAAAGGCTTTGGCCTCTTTTGAAGCAGCCTTTTCGCGATCAGAATTATCGGCGGCTCATCATTTTCCTGGCGGTTTGGAACTTTGCCGTGAACCTCGCCGCACCCTTTTACACTGTCTACATGATCAAGGTCCTGGATATGAAACTCAGCCTGATCATCGGCCTGTCGGTTTTGAGCCAGGGCATCAATGTTCTTTTCTTCCATGTCTGGGGCAAGCTCGCCGATCGTTTCAGCAATAAATCCTGTCTCACTGTCGCTGGGCCCCTCTTCATCATTGGGATCGGCATCTGGCCTTTTCTCACCTTGCCCGACAAGTACGCGCTCACTTTTCCCTTGCTGATCGTCATTCATGTGCTCTCGGGAATTTCAACCGCCGGTGTCACTCTCTGTTCAAGCAATATCGCGCTGAAAGCCGCACCTA
It contains:
- the egtD gene encoding L-histidine N(alpha)-methyltransferase, coding for MNPSNLLRSYDFGVKLTDFRQDVQDGLGRQPKSLPPKYFYDERGSQLFNQICETPEYYLTRCETQILAEHAAHMLEWVPEPILLIELGSGSSTKTRYLLEAPVAISAYMPIDIAKEELLNSTRALAERFPSVPMLPICADYTQLTDLPPLDQRETSQRLVFFPGSTLGNLDEAEAIGLLRNIHQLVAGHGFLLIGVDLIKDPHVLNAAYNDQQGVTAAFNLNLLQRINRELGADFDLDSFRHKAFFHETAGRVEMHLESLRDQIVRLGTMSITFKKGETIHTESSYKYNEDEFARFCQRAGFVTLQRWTDPQHFFAVVLLQAQTLLH
- a CDS encoding MFS transporter; protein product: MTLDPQKNIDEQDLKNALRYLTIEGSLTTVMGSLTGGAFLVAFALLLGASNTVIGLLAAAAPLSQVLQIPTIYLIEKVRVRKRIVVFASTFARLFLLGSAFAPWFPIPELRLPLFVLALFIYYALASISGCAWNAWMRDLIPDAIMGRFFGKRLAISTAFAALLSLGGGVLLDHNFAEPSGGVIYALLFFIGSLAGLIGIFYLKMTPEPPMHAHAIERLWPLLKQPFRDQNYRRLIIFLAVWNFAVNLAAPFYTVYMIKVLDMKLSLIIGLSVLSQGINVLFFHVWGKLADRFSNKSCLTVAGPLFIIGIGIWPFLTLPDKYALTFPLLIVIHVLSGISTAGVTLCSSNIALKAAPKGKATVFLATNALTNGVAATVAPILAGLLADVLANEELTFKITWRSMQTHAERFGMSALSLQGTDFLFVLAFFVGIYAIHRLLAVTEQGDVGEKVVIVELYNETRHALRSVANIAGIRHLTYFPYAIILGALDQSRRSIRHIRTRVHGHGRKLRRPMMRRKWSFRR